A single Bacillus sp. HMF5848 DNA region contains:
- a CDS encoding alpha/beta fold hydrolase gives MNTYFEIIGTGTPVVFIHPPYMGHVVFHYQRELANQAQCIFYDMRGNGKTPSGDQPITISLLAEDLKHLLDKIDVSSAVIVGYSFGSLVAQEFALNNPSRVKGLVFVGGFSEVSTPLLNREFQMGITTLRLGGYPLLARVLAQSHKVVKADFVRQYKYSRMSDPNIALQMYEIGRKYNCTAQLHKIQAPVWAINGSHSKMFTYYMKLYREHLPNIQEIVIETAPHRIPTNYHKEFNHIMRKVLENF, from the coding sequence ATGAATACATATTTTGAAATAATAGGAACAGGCACCCCGGTAGTGTTTATTCATCCTCCCTATATGGGGCATGTTGTGTTTCATTACCAAAGAGAGCTTGCCAATCAAGCACAATGTATTTTTTATGATATGCGTGGAAATGGAAAAACTCCAAGTGGAGACCAACCTATCACCATTTCACTACTAGCAGAAGATTTAAAACACCTATTAGATAAAATAGATGTTTCATCAGCTGTTATAGTTGGTTATTCCTTTGGTAGTTTAGTGGCACAAGAATTTGCGTTAAACAATCCATCACGGGTAAAAGGGCTTGTATTTGTGGGTGGATTTTCTGAGGTTTCTACGCCACTATTAAACAGGGAATTTCAAATGGGGATTACGACTTTAAGGTTAGGCGGGTATCCATTGTTGGCACGCGTGTTAGCGCAAAGTCACAAGGTCGTTAAAGCGGATTTTGTGCGACAATATAAGTATAGCCGGATGAGTGATCCGAATATTGCATTGCAAATGTATGAAATCGGAAGAAAATATAACTGTACGGCCCAGCTCCATAAAATTCAAGCGCCGGTCTGGGCTATTAACGGAAGTCACTCGAAAATGTTCACGTATTACATGAAATTATATCGCGAACATCTTCCAAACATCCAGGAGATAGTGATAGAAACAGCACCACACCGCATACCGACTAATTATCACAAGGAATTTAATCATATCATGAGAAAGGTATTAGAGAATTTCTAA
- a CDS encoding XapX domain-containing protein — protein sequence MKEVVFSPIIWVIAGFLFDLLRVSIPAPPVSAGVTEVDCVYLGFKTNKWDSCNGVDL from the coding sequence ATGAAAGAAGTTGTTTTCTCGCCTATAATCTGGGTTATCGCCGGATTTCTGTTTGATTTACTTCGTGTGTCCATTCCCGCACCACCTGTCTCAGCCGGTGTGACAGAAGTAGATTGCGTGTATTTGGGGTTTAAAACTAATAAATGGGACAGCTGCAACGGAGTTGATCTTTAA
- the argS gene encoding arginine--tRNA ligase gives MNIVEQVKERLKQELKDAVLKAELASEDQIPDIILEIPKEKAHGDYAANIAMQLARVAKKAPRAIADDIVAAFDKSKASIEKLEIAGPGFINFYMDNSYLTELVPTIIQADSAYGETNVGNNTKLQVEFVSANPTGDLHLGHARGAAMGDSLCNILAKAGYDVSREYYINDAGNQINNLALSVEARYMQALGLDKDMPEDGYHGEDIVGIGKTLAEQFGDKYVHEDEDVRFSFFREYGLKYELEKLKKDLEAYRVPFDVWFSETSLYHNGKIDEALAILRENGHIYEEEGATWFRSTTFGDDKDRVLIKNDGSYTYLTPDLAYHKDKLDRGFEKLINIWGADHHGYIPRMKAAIQALGYPEDALEVEIIQLVSLFKNGEKVRMSKRTGNAVTMRELTEEVGLDAVRYFFVMRSSDTHLDFDMDLAVSKSNENPVYYAQYAHARICSMLRTAEENGVSWDGELDLTHISSEKEMDLLKKLGEFPQAVSEAAEKRMVHRIPNYIYELASALHSFYNAEKVLDMDALEKTKARVALMKATQITLQNAMALIGVSAPEKM, from the coding sequence ATGAATATTGTCGAACAAGTAAAAGAACGTTTGAAGCAAGAGTTAAAGGATGCTGTCCTGAAGGCAGAATTAGCGTCTGAAGATCAAATTCCTGACATCATTCTTGAAATACCAAAAGAGAAGGCACATGGTGATTATGCGGCAAACATAGCGATGCAGCTTGCTAGAGTGGCTAAAAAGGCACCAAGAGCTATCGCTGATGATATAGTAGCGGCTTTTGACAAATCTAAGGCGTCTATTGAAAAACTTGAAATTGCTGGCCCGGGATTCATCAATTTTTATATGGACAACAGCTATTTAACAGAACTAGTGCCAACTATTATTCAAGCAGACTCAGCATATGGAGAAACAAACGTAGGGAACAATACAAAACTGCAAGTAGAGTTTGTATCTGCAAATCCAACAGGAGACTTGCACCTTGGCCATGCCCGTGGCGCAGCAATGGGAGATTCTCTTTGCAATATTCTAGCAAAGGCCGGCTATGATGTGTCACGTGAATATTACATTAATGATGCAGGGAACCAAATTAACAATCTTGCTCTATCTGTGGAAGCGCGTTACATGCAGGCATTAGGTCTTGATAAGGACATGCCTGAGGATGGCTATCATGGAGAAGATATTGTTGGCATAGGTAAAACATTAGCAGAACAGTTCGGAGATAAATACGTGCACGAAGACGAAGATGTTCGCTTTTCGTTTTTCCGCGAGTATGGTTTAAAGTACGAGCTTGAGAAGCTCAAAAAAGATTTAGAGGCTTATCGCGTACCATTTGATGTGTGGTTCTCTGAAACATCGTTATACCACAATGGCAAAATTGATGAAGCGTTAGCTATTCTTCGTGAAAATGGTCATATTTATGAAGAAGAGGGTGCCACTTGGTTCCGTTCTACAACATTCGGCGACGATAAAGATCGCGTATTAATTAAAAACGACGGCTCTTACACATATTTAACACCAGACTTAGCCTACCATAAGGATAAGCTAGACCGTGGCTTTGAAAAGCTAATTAATATTTGGGGAGCTGACCATCACGGTTATATCCCGCGTATGAAGGCTGCTATTCAAGCATTAGGATACCCAGAAGATGCACTAGAAGTGGAGATAATTCAGCTTGTTAGTTTATTTAAAAACGGTGAAAAAGTGCGTATGAGTAAACGTACAGGTAATGCTGTCACCATGCGCGAGTTAACAGAAGAGGTTGGTTTAGATGCCGTTCGTTATTTCTTCGTTATGCGTAGCTCAGACACGCATTTAGATTTTGATATGGATTTAGCCGTTTCTAAATCAAATGAAAACCCTGTGTATTATGCACAATATGCGCATGCTCGTATTTGCAGTATGCTTCGCACAGCTGAAGAAAATGGCGTATCGTGGGACGGAGAGCTTGACTTGACACATATCTCTTCAGAAAAAGAGATGGATTTATTGAAAAAGCTTGGTGAGTTCCCACAAGCTGTATCAGAAGCAGCGGAAAAGCGTATGGTACACCGCATTCCGAATTATATTTATGAGCTTGCATCAGCACTTCACAGCTTTTACAATGCTGAAAAGGTTCTAGATATGGATGCTTTAGAAAAAACAAAAGCGCGTGTAGCACTTATGAAGGCGACACAAATTACGCTGCAAAATGCCATGGCACTAATAGGTGTATCAGCACCTGAAAAAATGTAA
- a CDS encoding DUF1934 domain-containing protein, translating into MSELAGQKSVLIKVSTTINHGHTKEEYSFSATGEIYEKQEATYIKYTEQNEVGDVSTILKVKHDDEIQMMRSGSVKMRQVFRRQNTTAGFYESPYGKLLMETTTEKIRIVPGHISITYKMALQQQVPADYTLQIQYQEGSDE; encoded by the coding sequence ATGAGTGAACTAGCCGGACAAAAGAGTGTCCTTATAAAGGTCTCAACAACAATCAACCATGGACATACTAAAGAAGAGTATTCATTTAGTGCAACAGGTGAGATATATGAAAAACAAGAAGCTACATACATAAAGTATACAGAGCAAAATGAAGTAGGCGACGTATCCACTATTTTAAAAGTAAAACATGACGATGAAATTCAGATGATGCGTTCAGGTTCCGTAAAAATGCGACAAGTGTTTCGTAGGCAAAATACAACAGCAGGATTTTACGAAAGTCCATATGGTAAACTGTTAATGGAAACGACGACAGAAAAAATACGCATTGTGCCTGGACACATATCAATTACATATAAAATGGCTTTACAACAACAGGTACCAGCTGACTATACGTTACAGATTCAATATCAGGAGGGTTCTGACGAATGA
- the speB gene encoding agmatinase, producing the protein MRFDEAYSGNVFIKSHPTFEDSQAVIYGMPMDWTVSYRPGSRFGPARIREVSIGLEEYSAYLDRELDEVKYFDAGDIPLPFGNPHKSLEIIEEFVDRVLDAGKFPLGLGGEHLVSWPVMKAMYKKYPDLAIIHMDAHTDLREDYEGEPLSHSTPIRKVCDLIGPENVYSFGIRSGMKEEFEWAKKVGMHISKFDVHKPLLEVLPKLSGRPVYVTIDIDVLDPAHAPGTGTVDAGGITSRELLASIHSIAESNVKVVGCDLVEVAPIYDPSEQTANTASKLIREMLLGWVK; encoded by the coding sequence ATGCGCTTTGATGAAGCATATTCAGGAAATGTATTTATAAAAAGTCATCCTACTTTTGAAGATAGCCAAGCTGTTATTTATGGCATGCCAATGGACTGGACGGTGAGCTATCGCCCAGGCTCACGCTTTGGCCCGGCGCGTATTCGTGAGGTGTCGATAGGTCTGGAAGAATACAGTGCATACCTTGACCGTGAGCTAGATGAGGTAAAGTACTTTGATGCCGGAGATATTCCTTTGCCGTTCGGTAACCCACATAAAAGCTTAGAGATTATTGAAGAGTTTGTTGATCGTGTGCTAGACGCTGGAAAGTTTCCATTAGGTTTAGGTGGAGAGCATCTTGTGTCATGGCCAGTTATGAAGGCGATGTACAAAAAGTATCCTGACTTAGCCATCATTCATATGGATGCCCACACGGATTTGCGTGAGGATTACGAAGGAGAACCATTGTCGCACTCTACACCAATCCGCAAAGTTTGTGATCTAATTGGTCCGGAAAATGTGTACTCGTTTGGTATCCGTTCAGGGATGAAGGAAGAGTTCGAGTGGGCGAAGAAGGTTGGCATGCACATCTCGAAATTCGATGTTCATAAGCCACTTCTTGAAGTGTTACCAAAGTTATCTGGTCGTCCCGTGTATGTAACGATTGATATTGATGTTCTTGATCCTGCTCACGCACCAGGAACGGGTACAGTTGATGCGGGCGGTATTACTTCAAGAGAGCTACTTGCATCTATTCATTCTATTGCTGAATCCAATGTGAAGGTTGTCGGCTGTGATTTAGTAGAAGTAGCACCCATTTACGATCCGTCTGAACAAACAGCGAACACAGCTAGTAAATTAATTCGCGAAATGCTTTTAGGTTGGGTGAAATAA
- the speE gene encoding polyamine aminopropyltransferase — protein sequence MELWFTEKQTESFGITAKIKRTLHTEQTDFQKLDMVETEEFGNMLILDGMVMTTQKDEFVYHEMVAHVPLFTHPNPENVLVVGGGDGGVIREVLKHPSVKKATLVEIDGKVIEYSKQYLPEIAGMLDDPRVEVKVDDGFMHIAQSENEYDVIMVDSTEPVGPAVNLFTKGFYAGISKALKEDGIFVAQSDNPWFKPELITNVQRDVKEIFPITTMYVANIPTYPSGLWCFTLGSKKHDPLAVEDSRFHDIETKYYTKELHKACFALPKFVQDLVK from the coding sequence ATGGAATTATGGTTTACGGAAAAACAAACAGAGAGCTTTGGTATAACTGCAAAAATTAAACGCACATTACATACGGAGCAAACTGATTTTCAAAAGCTAGATATGGTGGAAACAGAAGAATTCGGAAACATGCTTATTTTAGATGGCATGGTTATGACAACGCAAAAAGATGAGTTTGTGTATCATGAAATGGTTGCGCATGTGCCACTATTCACACACCCTAATCCAGAAAACGTACTAGTTGTAGGAGGAGGAGACGGTGGCGTTATTCGTGAAGTGCTTAAGCATCCATCAGTTAAAAAGGCTACGCTTGTTGAAATTGATGGCAAAGTAATTGAGTATTCGAAGCAGTACTTACCTGAAATCGCAGGTATGCTTGATGATCCACGTGTGGAAGTAAAGGTAGACGATGGATTCATGCACATTGCTCAAAGTGAGAACGAGTATGACGTTATTATGGTTGATTCAACAGAGCCTGTTGGTCCAGCAGTAAATTTATTTACAAAAGGCTTTTATGCAGGTATTTCAAAAGCATTAAAGGAAGATGGTATTTTCGTAGCACAATCAGACAATCCATGGTTTAAGCCGGAGTTAATAACAAATGTTCAACGTGATGTAAAAGAAATCTTCCCAATTACAACGATGTATGTAGCAAACATTCCAACGTATCCAAGTGGATTGTGGTGCTTTACGCTAGGTTCAAAGAAGCATGATCCGTTAGCAGTGGAGGATTCTCGCTTCCATGATATCGAAACGAAGTACTATACAAAAGAACTGCATAAAGCATGCTTTGCTCTTCCAAAATTCGTTCAAGATTTAGTGAAATAA
- a CDS encoding transglycosylase domain-containing protein: MQLMTSERFKNTWRFIRAGIFTGIILAILLIIFMVGVLTYAKIQGPPPLAVPQTTLIYAGDSTIIGESHNGQERYWVPLNEMAPSLVNATISIEDKRFFEHKGLDFKRIVGALLADIKAMAKVQGASTITMQYARNLFLEHDKTWMRKIQESLYALRLEMSYTKQQILEGYLNTIYYGDGTYGVEAAARHYFGKPANELSLAESSMLAGVPKGPSYYSPFKNFEKAKNRQKIILQSMVENNYITQYDADTAYSSLLKFNDGSKYKVEAIAPYFQDIVNEILHSKLGIEQRVIELGGLRVYTTLDIQAQRIAEKQLADTIAANSDIQAAFVALDPKTGAVKALIGGRDYVESPFNRAVQAVRQPGSTFKPFLYYAALSQGFTPSTELRSERTTFLFDDGRSKYTPQNYNNYYADGPITMAQALALSDNVYAVKTYQMLNEMANDTQLVKTAKQFGITSPLKSVPSLALGTSPVRLLEMVNAYGMLANGGKNIKPVFITKVVNYRGDVIFEHKSNEEQALDSDLAFITTHMMTGMFDEKLNDYTSVTGRTIIPTISRPYAGKSGSTSTDSWMIGYSPQVVAGVWTGYDKDRTIDLIAERQYSKQIWAGFMEQVLESEPVIAFRPSENVVGVYVNPDNGLLATEDCPVSRLTYFLAGTEPTQYCTVHIKDEPGYIEENETTPEKEKGIIRKILDWFL; encoded by the coding sequence GTGCAACTCATGACAAGCGAGCGATTTAAAAATACGTGGCGTTTTATACGTGCGGGTATCTTTACGGGCATAATACTAGCAATCTTACTAATTATTTTCATGGTAGGGGTACTCACATATGCTAAGATTCAGGGGCCTCCTCCATTAGCTGTGCCGCAAACGACTTTAATATATGCAGGTGATAGTACTATCATCGGCGAAAGTCATAACGGTCAAGAACGCTATTGGGTTCCGTTGAATGAAATGGCACCGAGCTTAGTAAACGCTACTATATCAATAGAGGATAAACGTTTCTTTGAACATAAAGGACTTGATTTTAAACGAATCGTAGGTGCTTTGCTCGCCGACATTAAAGCGATGGCGAAAGTACAAGGGGCTAGTACGATTACGATGCAGTATGCACGTAATCTATTTTTAGAGCACGATAAAACTTGGATGCGAAAAATTCAAGAATCATTGTATGCATTACGGCTAGAAATGAGCTATACGAAACAGCAGATTTTAGAAGGGTATTTAAATACGATTTATTATGGGGATGGTACGTACGGTGTAGAAGCAGCAGCACGACACTATTTCGGTAAACCGGCTAATGAACTAAGTTTAGCAGAATCGTCCATGCTTGCGGGTGTTCCAAAGGGCCCGAGTTACTATTCTCCTTTTAAAAATTTCGAGAAAGCAAAAAATCGACAAAAGATAATTTTACAATCGATGGTCGAAAACAACTATATCACGCAATACGATGCTGATACAGCTTATAGTTCGCTGTTAAAATTTAATGACGGCAGCAAATACAAAGTGGAAGCTATTGCGCCATATTTTCAAGATATCGTAAACGAAATATTACATTCAAAGCTTGGCATTGAGCAACGTGTTATTGAACTAGGAGGATTACGCGTTTATACAACGTTGGATATACAAGCACAACGTATTGCTGAAAAACAATTGGCTGATACGATTGCGGCGAACTCTGACATTCAAGCAGCTTTTGTAGCGCTAGATCCGAAAACAGGTGCGGTAAAAGCCTTGATTGGTGGACGCGACTATGTTGAAAGTCCGTTTAATCGGGCTGTCCAAGCTGTTCGTCAGCCTGGATCAACATTTAAACCATTTTTGTACTATGCCGCTTTGAGTCAAGGGTTTACCCCTTCAACTGAATTGCGAAGTGAACGGACTACATTTTTATTTGATGACGGGCGGTCTAAATATACACCGCAAAACTATAACAATTACTATGCTGATGGTCCTATTACTATGGCCCAAGCTTTGGCACTATCTGATAACGTATATGCTGTTAAAACATATCAGATGCTTAATGAGATGGCGAATGACACTCAACTTGTGAAAACCGCCAAACAGTTTGGTATCACAAGTCCGTTAAAGTCCGTTCCTTCATTAGCCTTAGGAACTTCACCGGTCAGATTATTAGAAATGGTGAATGCTTACGGTATGTTGGCTAACGGAGGTAAAAATATTAAGCCGGTGTTTATAACAAAGGTTGTTAATTATCGCGGAGATGTGATTTTTGAACATAAGTCAAATGAAGAGCAAGCGTTAGACTCAGATCTTGCGTTTATTACAACACATATGATGACAGGTATGTTTGATGAAAAGCTTAATGATTACACGAGCGTGACTGGGCGTACTATTATTCCTACTATTTCGCGTCCGTATGCTGGAAAGTCAGGTTCGACTAGCACCGATAGCTGGATGATTGGCTATTCACCGCAAGTTGTCGCCGGTGTCTGGACCGGATACGATAAGGATAGAACAATTGATCTGATTGCCGAGAGACAATATTCTAAGCAAATATGGGCCGGATTTATGGAGCAAGTTCTTGAATCAGAGCCTGTCATTGCCTTTAGGCCATCAGAAAATGTAGTAGGTGTGTACGTAAATCCTGATAACGGTCTGCTTGCTACGGAAGACTGTCCCGTTTCAAGGCTAACCTATTTCTTAGCGGGTACGGAGCCTACACAATATTGTACTGTCCACATTAAAGATGAGCCGGGTTATATTGAGGAAAATGAAACAACACCTGAAAAAGAAAAAGGCATTATCCGCAAAATTCTTGACTGGTTCTTGTAA
- a CDS encoding YwhD family protein → MTEKKNISFNIIKNDPTDGHGGFGVGTLSLEHVSPVIIDVENKDAAVDIGAMHAKSAVEKGIKFLSNKEDVPNGRPYWLVWVTIDRKAEGLYYAGVTACEMTVDREARRGYKLLPEHVNRLDRSLKRQIIVSHMDDVSKKVLAEFLQKHNEEMWELSSSELKEGLQG, encoded by the coding sequence ATGACTGAGAAAAAGAATATAAGTTTTAACATTATTAAAAATGATCCAACTGACGGCCATGGCGGTTTTGGTGTAGGAACACTTAGCCTAGAGCATGTTTCGCCCGTCATTATTGATGTTGAAAATAAAGATGCTGCCGTTGATATCGGTGCTATGCATGCTAAGAGTGCTGTTGAAAAAGGTATCAAATTTCTTTCGAATAAAGAAGACGTGCCAAACGGCCGACCATATTGGTTGGTGTGGGTCACAATAGACCGAAAAGCTGAAGGCTTATATTATGCAGGAGTTACGGCTTGTGAAATGACTGTTGATCGCGAAGCGCGTCGTGGTTATAAACTGCTGCCAGAACATGTGAATAGGTTAGACAGGTCATTAAAGCGACAGATTATTGTCTCCCATATGGATGATGTTAGCAAAAAAGTGTTAGCGGAATTTCTTCAGAAGCATAATGAGGAGATGTGGGAGTTATCAAGCTCAGAATTAAAAGAAGGTCTACAAGGCTAA
- a CDS encoding site-2 protease family protein — MERFLAFPLEQIPFVVIALVLGFTFHEFAHAYAAYKFGDPTAKNQGRLTLSPLAHLDPFGTILLFIAGFGWARPVPVNRFYFKNPRLAGVVVSLAGPVSNLIIAFVFYLLWNILLATGIAFVTNEFVYQTFDMIVRINVMLFVFNLLPFPPLDGYRIIEDLMPPNIRAKMTQYEKYGALIFLILVFTPLDQYTIYPIFHTVIPAVFNMLEAAVSWLF; from the coding sequence GTGGAACGATTTTTAGCCTTTCCTCTCGAGCAAATCCCTTTTGTTGTTATTGCACTTGTACTCGGTTTCACTTTTCATGAGTTTGCTCATGCATATGCGGCGTATAAGTTCGGTGATCCAACTGCCAAAAACCAAGGGCGGTTGACGCTATCTCCCTTAGCGCATCTTGACCCGTTTGGTACCATTCTACTGTTTATCGCAGGGTTTGGTTGGGCACGTCCTGTACCTGTGAACAGATTTTATTTTAAAAATCCACGATTAGCGGGTGTAGTAGTATCATTAGCAGGTCCGGTCAGTAATTTAATTATCGCTTTTGTGTTTTACTTACTATGGAATATCCTGCTGGCTACTGGCATAGCTTTTGTGACAAATGAATTTGTCTATCAAACGTTTGATATGATTGTGCGTATTAATGTCATGTTATTTGTCTTTAATTTATTGCCGTTTCCACCACTTGATGGTTATCGGATTATAGAAGATTTAATGCCGCCTAATATACGTGCTAAAATGACACAGTACGAGAAATATGGGGCACTAATCTTTTTAATATTGGTATTTACCCCATTAGATCAATACACGATTTATCCTATATTTCATACAGTTATTCCAGCTGTATTTAATATGTTGGAAGCAGCAGTTAGTTGGTTATTTTAA
- a CDS encoding 2-hydroxymuconate tautomerase, which translates to MPYITVKMLDGRTEEQKRALVEKVTAAVSETTGAPAEKIVVFIEEMTKNHYAVGGKRLSDE; encoded by the coding sequence ATGCCATATATTACTGTCAAAATGCTGGATGGTCGCACTGAGGAGCAAAAACGCGCTTTAGTAGAAAAGGTCACTGCTGCTGTTAGCGAAACAACAGGCGCACCCGCTGAGAAAATAGTTGTTTTTATTGAAGAGATGACAAAAAATCACTATGCTGTTGGCGGAAAACGCCTAAGCGACGAATAA
- a CDS encoding YwgA family protein: MLKEHAKVLKMFAEAGEIVGRKKLQKIIFIAKKFNIPFYEKFDFHFYGPYSEELTLRVEELCNAGLLDEVCEEKGNYHQYRYTLTEAGAEFLQLHSLDMPNVKPLLDSLNEQSSRFLELVSTMMFFGDLEKEDIIEKVHTLKAKLRYTNDEIEKAFTYIETLQKQVN; the protein is encoded by the coding sequence TTGCTAAAGGAACACGCCAAGGTATTAAAAATGTTTGCTGAAGCCGGTGAAATTGTCGGACGGAAAAAGCTACAAAAAATAATTTTTATCGCAAAAAAATTTAATATACCGTTTTATGAGAAATTTGATTTTCACTTCTATGGTCCATATTCAGAGGAATTAACACTACGTGTTGAGGAACTGTGTAATGCCGGGTTGTTAGATGAAGTGTGTGAGGAGAAAGGGAATTATCACCAATATCGCTATACCTTAACAGAGGCAGGAGCGGAATTTCTACAGCTACACTCATTGGACATGCCTAATGTTAAGCCGTTACTTGATAGCTTAAATGAACAAAGCTCACGTTTTTTAGAGCTTGTTTCTACGATGATGTTCTTTGGTGATTTAGAAAAAGAAGATATTATTGAGAAAGTTCATACGTTAAAAGCGAAGCTACGTTATACGAATGACGAAATTGAAAAGGCCTTTACTTATATTGAAACCTTGCAAAAGCAAGTAAACTAG
- a CDS encoding HD domain-containing protein: MTYPGGRLSEEKVFKDPVHSYIHVRDKIIWDLIGTPEFQRLRRIKQLGTTYLTFHGAEHSRFNHSLGVYEIMRRIVDDVFQGRPEWDDNERLICLCAALLHDIGHGPFSHSFEKVFHLDHEDYSRAIIVGDTEVNKILRKVGDEFPKHVAEVIGKTYHNKLVVSLISSQIDADRMDYLQRDAYYTGVSYGHFDMERILRVMRPREDQVVIKYSGMHAVEDYIMSRYQMYWQVYFHPVTRSAEVILTKILHRAKHLHEQYYAFKQHPVHFYSLFEEEMNVADYLKLDEPVMYFYFQAWQDEDDPILSDLCKRFVNRNLFQYVEYNPSKDLKKTIELPQLFKKAGIDPEYYLEVDSSSDLPYDFYRPGEEEERLPIHLLMANDDIRELSRQSEIVDAISGKRRTDHKLYFPLDIIEDTSSKKTIKKRIKELLFDT; this comes from the coding sequence ATGACATATCCAGGTGGACGGTTATCAGAAGAGAAAGTCTTTAAGGACCCTGTACACTCTTATATACATGTAAGAGACAAAATAATATGGGATTTAATTGGAACACCCGAGTTTCAACGTTTGCGTCGTATTAAACAGCTCGGTACGACCTATTTAACTTTCCATGGTGCGGAGCATAGTCGCTTTAATCATTCGCTAGGAGTTTACGAGATTATGCGTCGCATTGTCGATGATGTCTTCCAAGGACGTCCTGAATGGGATGATAATGAACGTCTTATTTGTTTATGTGCCGCACTTCTTCATGATATCGGTCATGGTCCTTTTTCACATTCATTTGAAAAGGTATTTCATTTAGACCATGAAGATTATTCGCGTGCGATTATTGTAGGAGACACCGAGGTTAACAAAATATTACGTAAAGTCGGAGACGAGTTTCCGAAGCACGTCGCAGAGGTCATTGGAAAAACATATCACAATAAGCTAGTAGTTAGTTTAATTTCAAGCCAAATTGACGCGGACCGCATGGATTATTTACAACGAGATGCTTATTATACAGGGGTTTCGTACGGTCACTTTGACATGGAACGAATATTGCGTGTTATGCGACCGCGGGAAGATCAAGTTGTGATTAAATACAGTGGTATGCACGCAGTAGAGGATTACATTATGAGTCGCTACCAAATGTACTGGCAAGTATATTTCCATCCTGTGACGCGGAGTGCTGAAGTTATTTTAACGAAAATTTTGCATCGTGCGAAGCATCTACACGAGCAATATTATGCCTTTAAGCAGCATCCTGTTCACTTTTACTCTTTATTTGAAGAAGAGATGAATGTGGCTGATTATTTAAAGCTTGATGAGCCTGTTATGTACTTTTATTTTCAGGCATGGCAAGACGAGGATGATCCAATTTTAAGTGATTTGTGTAAGCGGTTTGTCAATAGAAACTTATTTCAATATGTAGAATACAACCCATCAAAGGACTTGAAAAAAACGATTGAACTTCCTCAACTGTTCAAAAAGGCAGGGATAGACCCTGAATATTATTTGGAGGTTGACTCATCATCAGACCTACCATATGACTTTTACCGTCCTGGTGAGGAAGAAGAGCGGTTGCCTATTCATCTATTAATGGCAAATGACGACATACGAGAGTTGTCACGTCAATCAGAAATAGTTGATGCTATTAGCGGGAAACGCCGCACAGATCATAAATTATATTTTCCACTAGATATCATCGAAGATACGTCTAGTAAAAAAACGATTAAAAAACGTATTAAGGAACTGCTTTTTGACACTTAA